A genome region from Flavobacterium sp. CFS9 includes the following:
- a CDS encoding phosphatidate cytidylyltransferase produces MNETLKRTISGAVYIALLLTSILFSTESFIILFGIFLIIATYEFCNLVGINKIFSILFVSLFYSTVALISFYKTETENYISKTIKENIIITVDTEKLFSALLLITLIVSVKCIVFLFDDTQIISKASKYVYLLGYVTLPFLFITKISFGIKDYNPKIIIGLFVLIWTNDTFAYLVGKSMGKHKLFERISPKKTIEGFLGGVVFAAFAGFLISKLYIQPKADFSSKSILIWMIIALIVSIFGTIGDLIESKFKRVAGVKDSGSIMPGHGGVLDRLDSVIFVAPIIFLFYQILYYVS; encoded by the coding sequence ATGAACGAAACACTCAAGAGAACCATTTCTGGTGCTGTTTATATCGCTTTATTACTAACTTCTATTCTGTTTTCTACCGAAAGCTTTATTATTCTCTTTGGCATCTTTCTGATTATTGCCACTTATGAATTTTGTAATTTAGTTGGAATCAATAAAATATTTTCGATTTTATTTGTTTCACTTTTCTATAGTACCGTAGCCTTAATCAGTTTTTACAAAACCGAAACTGAAAACTACATTAGCAAAACAATTAAAGAAAATATTATAATTACGGTCGATACTGAAAAGCTTTTTTCAGCACTGCTCCTCATTACTCTGATCGTATCTGTAAAATGCATCGTATTTTTATTTGATGACACACAAATCATCAGTAAAGCATCCAAATATGTTTATCTACTTGGATATGTAACACTCCCTTTTCTTTTTATCACTAAAATTTCATTTGGTATCAAAGATTACAATCCAAAAATCATCATCGGATTATTCGTTTTAATCTGGACCAATGACACCTTTGCCTATTTAGTTGGAAAATCAATGGGAAAACATAAATTGTTTGAACGTATTTCACCTAAAAAAACAATTGAAGGTTTCCTTGGCGGAGTAGTTTTCGCTGCCTTTGCCGGATTTTTAATCTCAAAATTATACATACAGCCAAAAGCAGATTTTAGCTCTAAATCTATTCTTATCTGGATGATTATTGCTTTAATCGTAAGTATCTTTGGAACTATTGGGGATTTGATTGAATCCAAATTCAAAAGAGTTGCCGGAGTAAAAGACAGCGGTTCCATCATGCCGGGTCACGGAGGCGTATTAGATCGACTAGATAGTGTTATATTTGTAGCACCAATTATATTTTTATTTTATCAAATTTTATATTATGTTTCATAA
- the ftsH gene encoding ATP-dependent zinc metalloprotease FtsH, whose amino-acid sequence MAKDNNPNPSKFKISPWLIYTAILLVFLFISFATGGSNLSEPAQLTSSKFNTLLEKGQIEKVIVYNKAEAEVYLNAAALKDAANKKVAKDIFERPNKGPHYTLEIGNDQIFQTKLEKAVGEGKLKDFNFLQKNNWSDILISLLPIIIIIGVWIFIMRKMSGGAGGGGGQIFNIGKSKAKLFDEKTDIKTTFKDVAGLEGAKEEIQEIVEFLKNPEKYTNLGGKIPKGALLVGPPGTGKTLLAKAVAGEAQVPFFSLSGSDFVEMFVGVGASRVRDLFKQAKEKSPAIIFIDEIDAVGRARGKSNMSGGNDERENTLNQLLTEMDGFGTNSNVIVLAATNRADVLDKALMRAGRFDRQIFVDLPDIRERAEIFAVHLAPIKKVEGLDLDFLAKQTPGFSGADIANVCNEAALIAARNNKTAVDRQDFLDAVDRIIGGLEKKNKIITPEEKRAIAIHEAGHATVSWMLEHAAPLIKVTIVPRGQSLGAAWYLPEERQIVRTDQMLDEMCATMGGRAAEKVTFDRISTGALSDLEKVTRQARAMVTIYGLNDKIGNVTYYDSSGQSEYNFSKPYSDETAKIIDKEISELIEGQYQRAIEILEENKDKLNQLADILIEKEVIFKDDLEAIFGKRTFDKNLEEVVS is encoded by the coding sequence ATGGCTAAAGATAATAATCCAAATCCGAGTAAATTTAAAATAAGTCCCTGGTTAATATATACTGCAATACTTCTGGTTTTTTTATTTATAAGTTTTGCAACCGGTGGATCTAACTTAAGCGAACCTGCTCAATTAACTTCTTCTAAATTCAATACTCTATTAGAAAAAGGACAAATTGAAAAAGTAATCGTTTATAACAAAGCTGAAGCTGAAGTATATTTAAACGCTGCGGCTCTTAAAGACGCGGCTAATAAAAAAGTGGCTAAAGATATTTTTGAAAGACCAAATAAAGGTCCACATTATACTTTAGAAATTGGTAACGATCAAATCTTTCAAACAAAACTTGAAAAAGCAGTTGGTGAAGGAAAACTGAAAGACTTTAATTTCTTACAGAAAAACAACTGGAGCGACATTTTAATTAGTCTGCTACCAATCATCATCATTATTGGTGTATGGATCTTCATTATGCGTAAAATGTCGGGAGGTGCCGGTGGCGGTGGCGGACAAATTTTCAACATTGGAAAATCGAAAGCTAAATTGTTTGATGAAAAAACAGACATTAAAACTACTTTCAAAGATGTTGCAGGTTTAGAAGGTGCAAAAGAAGAAATACAAGAAATTGTAGAATTCTTAAAAAACCCTGAGAAATACACTAATCTTGGAGGAAAAATCCCAAAAGGAGCTTTATTAGTAGGACCTCCGGGAACCGGTAAAACATTATTAGCAAAAGCAGTTGCAGGCGAAGCTCAGGTTCCATTCTTCTCGCTATCAGGTTCAGATTTCGTTGAAATGTTTGTAGGTGTCGGTGCATCACGTGTGCGTGATTTATTCAAACAAGCCAAAGAAAAATCTCCTGCTATCATCTTTATTGACGAAATTGATGCCGTTGGTAGAGCAAGAGGAAAAAGCAATATGTCAGGCGGAAATGACGAAAGAGAAAACACATTGAACCAATTACTAACAGAAATGGACGGTTTTGGTACAAACTCTAACGTAATTGTACTGGCCGCAACCAACAGAGCTGATGTACTAGACAAAGCTTTAATGCGTGCCGGACGTTTCGACAGACAAATTTTTGTCGACTTACCGGACATTCGTGAAAGAGCTGAAATTTTCGCAGTTCACTTAGCTCCTATCAAAAAAGTAGAAGGTCTTGACCTTGATTTCTTAGCCAAACAAACTCCTGGTTTCTCTGGTGCTGATATTGCTAATGTGTGTAACGAAGCTGCATTAATTGCTGCACGTAATAACAAAACAGCTGTAGACAGACAAGATTTCCTTGATGCTGTGGACAGGATCATTGGCGGACTTGAAAAGAAAAACAAAATCATTACACCGGAAGAAAAAAGAGCTATTGCTATTCACGAAGCTGGTCACGCGACTGTAAGCTGGATGTTAGAGCATGCCGCACCACTAATCAAAGTAACTATTGTTCCTCGTGGACAAAGTTTAGGAGCAGCCTGGTACCTACCGGAAGAAAGACAAATCGTCAGAACCGATCAAATGCTGGACGAAATGTGTGCTACTATGGGCGGAAGAGCTGCTGAAAAAGTTACTTTTGACCGAATTTCGACCGGAGCATTGAGCGATTTAGAAAAAGTTACTCGTCAGGCCCGTGCTATGGTAACAATCTATGGTTTGAATGATAAAATTGGAAATGTTACTTACTACGATTCAAGTGGTCAAAGCGAATACAATTTTTCAAAACCATATTCTGACGAAACTGCAAAAATCATTGACAAAGAAATCTCAGAATTAATTGAAGGTCAGTACCAACGAGCTATTGAAATTCTTGAAGAAAACAAAGACAAGCTAAATCAGCTAGCTGACATATTAATTGAAAAAGAAGTTATTTTTAAAGATGACTTAGAAGCTATCTTCGGAAAACGCACTTTTGATAAAAATTTAGAAGAAGTGGTTTCATAG
- a CDS encoding superoxide dismutase — translation MKKNIVRFSILASFFLLFSCNDNKLTEVVEVPLPTKEEKITIGSPNDVKADPGSFELTKLPFSYDALAPAIRTLTLETHYSKHYLTYTNNFNKEIVNTEFENLPIEDILKKMDLSNAKLRQNAGGYYNHTLYFNILTPKEQTPKDTLAGSINKEFGSLSNLTSQFKGQATKQFGSGWVWLIVDKAGKLQITTTENQDNPLMKNALIPGTPILGIDLWEHAYYLDYQNRKGSYIDAFYQHINWEKVNENYIEALKKVKKV, via the coding sequence ATGAAGAAAAACATTGTTCGTTTTAGCATTTTGGCTTCATTCTTTCTATTATTTTCATGTAATGACAATAAGCTAACTGAAGTAGTTGAAGTTCCTTTGCCAACAAAAGAAGAAAAAATCACCATTGGATCCCCAAATGATGTAAAAGCAGACCCGGGTTCTTTTGAATTGACAAAACTGCCATTTTCTTATGATGCCCTGGCCCCTGCAATAAGAACTCTTACTCTGGAAACACATTATTCAAAACATTATTTAACCTACACCAACAATTTCAACAAAGAAATTGTAAATACTGAGTTTGAAAATCTGCCTATTGAAGATATTCTTAAAAAAATGGATCTTAGCAATGCCAAGCTTCGTCAAAATGCGGGAGGATACTACAATCATACGCTTTATTTTAATATCCTGACACCAAAAGAACAAACCCCAAAAGATACTTTGGCAGGTTCTATCAATAAAGAATTTGGTTCTCTCAGTAATCTAACCAGCCAGTTCAAAGGTCAGGCAACCAAACAATTCGGATCCGGATGGGTTTGGCTGATTGTTGACAAAGCCGGAAAACTTCAGATAACAACTACTGAAAATCAGGACAATCCTTTAATGAAAAACGCTCTGATTCCCGGAACCCCAATTTTAGGAATCGATCTTTGGGAACATGCTTATTATCTGGATTACCAAAACAGAAAAGGAAGTTATATTGATGCTTTTTATCAGCATATTAACTGGGAGAAGGTAAACGAAAATTACATCGAGGCTTTGAAGAAAGTCAAAAAAGTATAA
- a CDS encoding phosphatidylserine decarboxylase family protein → MFHKEGGPSILLGTVFAVAVLLIAEKFIDINWLRILVQIAGLLVLIIILQFFRNPKRIAIRNSDHILAPVDGKVVVIEEVYEGEFFKDKRLQVSIFMSPINVHVTRYAMDGIIKFSKYHPGKFLVAWHPKASEENERTTVVIENETFGQVLYRQIAGALARRIVNYAKEGMQVVQGTDAGFIKFGSRVDLFLPLGTPINVVLNQKAIGGKTIIATKA, encoded by the coding sequence ATGTTTCATAAAGAAGGAGGCCCATCCATTTTGTTAGGTACTGTTTTCGCAGTAGCTGTACTTTTAATTGCTGAAAAATTCATTGATATCAATTGGCTAAGAATATTGGTTCAGATAGCTGGTTTATTAGTATTAATTATCATTCTGCAATTTTTTAGAAATCCAAAAAGAATCGCAATCAGAAACAGCGATCACATTCTTGCTCCGGTAGACGGAAAAGTTGTGGTTATCGAAGAAGTTTATGAAGGAGAATTCTTTAAAGACAAACGTCTTCAGGTATCTATCTTCATGTCACCGATTAATGTACACGTTACGCGTTACGCGATGGACGGTATTATCAAATTTAGCAAATACCACCCTGGTAAGTTTTTAGTTGCCTGGCATCCAAAAGCAAGCGAAGAAAACGAAAGAACAACGGTTGTAATCGAAAATGAAACTTTCGGACAGGTATTGTACAGACAAATTGCAGGAGCTTTGGCACGTAGAATTGTAAATTACGCTAAAGAAGGTATGCAGGTTGTTCAGGGTACAGATGCCGGATTTATAAAATTTGGTTCAAGAGTAGATTTATTTTTACCTTTAGGTACTCCAATCAATGTAGTATTAAACCAAAAAGCAATTGGTGGAAAAACCATCATCGCTACAAAAGCTTAA
- a CDS encoding acyl-CoA-binding protein produces the protein MTEKDLDTRFSEAVETALKMTQATLPQDVQLRLYAYYKQATFGTAVYNQSDNFDLRNAFKTNAWMQISHLTAEEAKENYIAIINSLTSK, from the coding sequence ATGACTGAAAAAGATTTAGATACTCGTTTTTCAGAGGCCGTTGAGACCGCTTTAAAAATGACTCAGGCTACGCTGCCGCAAGACGTGCAGTTAAGACTTTATGCCTATTACAAACAAGCTACTTTTGGGACAGCCGTGTACAATCAATCTGATAATTTTGATTTACGAAATGCTTTCAAAACAAATGCCTGGATGCAAATAAGTCATCTTACTGCTGAGGAGGCCAAAGAAAACTATATCGCAATCATTAATTCACTAACATCAAAATAA
- a CDS encoding lactate utilization protein B/C, with protein MNFFKKIFGSSEPASDEEHESEYGANQAPDSHLSIDERFIFNFKKNGGKFLYCENKQEVAEQFENILEENDWFENEVLCYEPALFSLLEENKLLYLSPRNPKFLLATCENLIADEGSILFSSKQIRQDKPNELPANIVIIATTSQILSIKSDGLSAIKRKYERDYPTNITTIKYFEKAKEEDFTQYGSVAKNLYLLLLEDL; from the coding sequence ATGAATTTTTTCAAAAAAATATTTGGTTCCAGCGAGCCTGCTTCTGATGAAGAACATGAAAGTGAATACGGGGCAAACCAAGCTCCTGACAGTCATTTATCTATAGATGAAAGATTCATTTTTAATTTCAAGAAAAATGGAGGTAAGTTCTTATATTGTGAAAACAAACAAGAGGTTGCGGAACAATTTGAGAACATTTTAGAAGAAAACGACTGGTTCGAAAACGAAGTACTGTGCTATGAACCGGCACTTTTTAGTTTACTGGAAGAAAATAAATTACTTTATCTTTCGCCAAGAAACCCAAAATTTTTACTTGCCACTTGTGAGAATCTGATTGCCGACGAAGGTTCTATTTTATTTTCATCTAAACAAATCAGACAGGACAAACCAAACGAATTACCTGCAAACATTGTTATTATTGCTACAACAAGTCAGATACTTTCCATCAAAAGTGATGGATTAAGCGCCATCAAACGCAAGTACGAAAGAGACTACCCTACTAATATTACCACAATAAAATATTTCGAAAAAGCAAAAGAAGAAGACTTTACGCAATACGGAAGTGTTGCCAAAAACTTGTATTTATTGCTCTTAGAAGACCTTTAA